A single window of Methanoculleus oceani DNA harbors:
- the folP gene encoding dihydropteroate synthase: MLQQYCTVNHLRIGGGAPVRLMGVINCSPESFYRSSYIPAGKIYDRAVAMFEAGADMIDLGARSTAPGSPPITVTEEAARVDAALSELDGTGITLSVDTRHPEVLEVCLRHDIHAVNDISGLADERYARAVADSGLPVFAMASFREPGDAAGLAATREALGMVVTRCALLGIDEYVLDPAVGRWVPERTSEDDWELCRNFQSFSAFGRPVLAAVSRKTFIGDLLGRQPEDRLAGTLALTTMLVAAGAAIVRSHDVAETADLLRVYAKMRET, encoded by the coding sequence ATGCTTCAACAATACTGTACGGTAAACCACCTCCGGATCGGCGGCGGTGCGCCGGTCCGTCTGATGGGAGTCATCAACTGCAGCCCCGAGTCGTTCTACAGGAGTTCCTACATCCCGGCCGGGAAGATATACGACCGGGCCGTTGCCATGTTTGAAGCGGGCGCCGATATGATCGACCTCGGGGCGCGGAGCACGGCGCCCGGCTCTCCCCCCATCACCGTCACCGAAGAAGCGGCACGGGTGGATGCGGCGCTCTCGGAACTCGACGGGACCGGGATCACCCTCTCGGTAGACACCCGGCACCCGGAGGTGCTCGAGGTCTGCCTCCGCCACGACATTCATGCGGTGAACGACATCTCCGGCCTTGCCGACGAGCGCTACGCACGGGCGGTCGCCGACTCCGGGCTGCCGGTATTCGCGATGGCGAGTTTCAGGGAGCCCGGCGACGCCGCCGGCCTTGCCGCAACGCGGGAAGCGCTCGGGATGGTCGTGACCCGGTGCGCGCTGCTCGGGATCGACGAGTACGTCCTCGATCCCGCGGTCGGGAGATGGGTCCCGGAGCGGACGAGCGAGGACGACTGGGAACTCTGCCGGAACTTTCAGTCGTTCTCGGCCTTCGGCCGCCCGGTGCTCGCCGCGGTCTCGCGGAAGACGTTCATCGGGGATCTGCTCGGCCGTCAGCCCGAAGACCGGCTCGCGGGCACCCTCGCGCTCACGACGATGCTTGTTGCGGCGGGAGCAGCCATCGTGCGGAGCCACGACGTCGCCGAGACTGCCGACCTCCTGCGGGTTTACGCAAAGATGAGGGAGACATGA
- the cofE gene encoding coenzyme F420-0:L-glutamate ligase, with translation MTPPSFSVYGLATPLIHPGDDVAEHLISAAERSECRGFEGGDVVVVAESAVATAEGRVVRLADLEPSGKALRLADEYHMDPRHVEVVLQESDRVVGGIPGFLLCMKNGTLLPNAGIDASNAPHGSVVLLPVDPDASAARLRAAIGERSGADVGVIVIDSRTHAMRLGCCGVAIGCSGIPSVIDERGKKDLFGRELEVTKRAVADCIASAAELVMGEAGECVPAAVVRGIGLPVGDYAGVATIDASECLFMGVALHADPSLLVDDDRKP, from the coding sequence ATGACACCACCATCGTTCTCGGTTTACGGGCTTGCGACCCCCCTGATCCACCCTGGCGACGACGTCGCGGAACACCTCATTTCGGCCGCAGAGCGCTCAGAGTGCCGGGGCTTTGAAGGCGGGGATGTCGTGGTCGTTGCGGAGTCCGCGGTGGCCACCGCCGAAGGGCGGGTCGTGAGACTGGCCGATCTCGAACCATCGGGAAAAGCTCTCCGGCTCGCCGACGAATACCATATGGATCCCCGCCATGTCGAGGTGGTGCTCCAGGAGAGCGACCGGGTCGTCGGGGGCATCCCGGGGTTCCTGCTCTGCATGAAGAACGGGACGCTCCTCCCGAACGCGGGGATCGACGCCTCGAACGCCCCTCACGGCTCCGTCGTCCTGCTGCCCGTCGACCCGGATGCGTCCGCTGCACGGCTACGCGCCGCGATAGGAGAGCGGTCGGGGGCCGACGTCGGGGTCATCGTCATCGATTCCCGGACGCACGCGATGCGGCTCGGGTGCTGCGGGGTCGCCATCGGGTGTTCGGGCATCCCCTCGGTGATCGACGAGCGCGGGAAGAAAGATCTCTTCGGCCGCGAACTCGAGGTGACGAAGCGGGCGGTGGCGGACTGCATCGCCTCGGCTGCCGAACTCGTGATGGGAGAGGCGGGCGAGTGCGTCCCCGCGGCCGTGGTGCGGGGGATCGGGCTTCCCGTCGGCGACTACGCCGGGGTCGCCACCATCGATGCTTCAGAGTGTCTCTTTATGGGGGTCGCGTTGCACGCCGACCCGTCCCTTCTCGTCGATGACGATAGAAAACCCTGA
- the cofC gene encoding 2-phospho-L-lactate guanylyltransferase encodes MYFHALIPFKPTNPKTRLSCILNQEEREAFARAMLEDVIASVLKSGCSATLLCTHPFKHENALIAVRKESLNEAINWALGQFHCPALIIMADLPLVTAGDIQRLIRTEKDMAIVPGRGGGTNVIFLKKPRCFHADFYGASFLDHLRIAEECGFSVDVIDSFRMSTDVDEKEDLVEILIHGKKRKSREFLESSGFSIVIDEKGRVGVQRDPHKETL; translated from the coding sequence ATGTACTTTCACGCGCTCATCCCCTTTAAGCCCACAAACCCCAAGACGCGTCTCTCCTGCATCCTCAACCAGGAGGAGCGGGAGGCGTTCGCCCGGGCCATGCTTGAAGACGTGATCGCCTCCGTGCTGAAGTCCGGGTGCAGCGCCACCCTGCTCTGCACCCACCCCTTCAAACACGAGAACGCGCTCATTGCCGTCAGGAAGGAGTCGTTGAACGAAGCGATCAACTGGGCGCTCGGGCAGTTTCACTGCCCGGCGCTCATCATCATGGCCGACCTCCCCCTGGTGACGGCCGGGGATATCCAGCGGCTGATCCGTACCGAGAAGGACATGGCCATCGTGCCGGGCCGGGGCGGCGGGACGAACGTCATATTCTTAAAGAAGCCCAGATGTTTCCATGCCGACTTTTACGGCGCAAGTTTCCTCGACCACCTGCGGATCGCAGAGGAGTGCGGCTTCTCCGTCGATGTGATCGACTCGTTCCGGATGTCGACCGATGTCGACGAGAAGGAAGACTTGGTCGAGATCCTCATCCACGGAAAAAAGAGAAAGAGCCGGGAGTTCCTGGAGAGTTCAGGGTTTTCTATCGTCATCGACGAGAAGGGACGGGTCGGCGTGCAACGCGACCCCCATAAAGAGACACTCTGA
- the cofG gene encoding 7,8-didemethyl-8-hydroxy-5-deazariboflavin synthase subunit CofG, producing the protein MHRRVITFSRNAFLPLTTVCINRCGYCCFRTSVREGCIMPPDEAIRTLDASAGLGCTEALFTFGERPGAVPGFAEMLGRLGYADILDYVYDLSLAAIERDLLPHTNAGILTYEELDRLREVNASMGLMLETTADVAAHTDSPGKDPAVRIEMIENAGRLSIPFTTGILLGIGETMEDREESLRVIRDLHRRYGHIQEVIVQNFCPKPATPMADAPVPGTSEICATITLAREVLPADVAVQIPPNLADAEHLVGCGVDDLGGVSPLTIDYVNPEHPWPQIDELQRVAGDAELRERLCIYPQYIEKGWYSPQLEPLIRRLAEKIAAPGRGEGA; encoded by the coding sequence ATGCACCGCCGCGTGATCACCTTTTCGAGGAACGCGTTTCTTCCCCTGACAACGGTCTGCATAAATCGTTGCGGCTACTGCTGTTTCCGCACATCGGTGCGGGAGGGGTGCATCATGCCTCCCGACGAGGCGATCCGGACCCTGGACGCGAGTGCCGGCCTCGGCTGCACGGAGGCGCTCTTCACCTTCGGGGAACGACCGGGCGCGGTGCCCGGCTTTGCCGAAATGCTCGGGCGGCTTGGCTACGCGGATATCCTCGACTACGTCTACGACCTATCTCTTGCGGCTATCGAACGGGATCTGCTGCCGCACACCAACGCCGGCATCCTCACCTACGAGGAACTCGACCGGCTCCGCGAGGTGAACGCGAGCATGGGGCTGATGCTCGAGACGACCGCGGACGTCGCCGCACATACGGATTCGCCCGGAAAAGATCCGGCGGTCCGGATCGAGATGATCGAGAACGCCGGAAGACTCTCGATCCCGTTCACGACCGGCATCCTGCTCGGGATCGGCGAGACGATGGAGGACCGCGAGGAGTCGCTCCGGGTCATCCGGGACCTCCACCGCCGTTACGGCCACATCCAGGAAGTGATCGTGCAGAACTTCTGCCCGAAGCCGGCGACACCGATGGCGGATGCGCCGGTGCCCGGCACGAGCGAGATCTGCGCGACGATAACCCTTGCCCGGGAGGTCCTCCCGGCGGACGTGGCGGTGCAGATACCCCCGAACCTCGCGGACGCAGAGCACCTCGTCGGGTGCGGCGTGGACGACCTCGGCGGGGTCTCCCCGCTCACCATCGACTACGTCAACCCGGAACACCCCTGGCCGCAGATCGATGAACTCCAGCGGGTGGCCGGGGACGCCGAACTTCGCGAACGGCTCTGCATTTACCCGCAGTACATCGAGAAAGGCTGGTATTCTCCCCAGCTCGAACCCCTGATCCGGCGGCTCGCGGAGAAGATTGCCGCACCCGGCCGGGGCGAGGGTGCATAA
- the purC gene encoding phosphoribosylaminoimidazolesuccinocarboxamide synthase: protein MKQVDLLYTGKAKSVYRTDDPEVYIMKFRDDITAFDGEKKDTLGGKGRYNSEVSSFLFRYLEENGIRTHYLESIEPATIAVRALRMIPLEVIVRNIAAGSIVRRYPFQEGERLDPPVIVIDYKSDAHHDPMLNDDLIYALGLATPEELDQIKAMALATNEVLSDYLDLRGISLVDFKLEFGRYDGEIVVGDEISMDSMRLWDNETGASLDKDVYRFGKGDVMETYAGVAKRILSPPWGGSA from the coding sequence ATGAAACAGGTTGACCTCCTCTACACAGGGAAAGCTAAGTCCGTCTACCGCACCGACGACCCGGAAGTATATATCATGAAGTTCCGGGACGACATCACGGCGTTCGACGGCGAGAAGAAGGATACCCTGGGCGGCAAGGGGAGATATAACTCGGAGGTCTCCTCCTTCCTCTTCAGGTACCTGGAAGAGAACGGGATCAGGACCCACTACCTCGAAAGCATCGAACCAGCCACTATTGCGGTGCGGGCCCTCAGGATGATCCCGCTCGAAGTGATCGTCAGGAACATCGCGGCCGGATCCATCGTGCGCCGGTACCCGTTCCAGGAAGGGGAACGGCTCGACCCGCCGGTGATCGTCATCGACTACAAGAGCGACGCTCACCACGACCCGATGTTAAACGACGACCTGATCTACGCTCTCGGGCTTGCAACGCCCGAGGAACTCGATCAGATCAAGGCCATGGCGCTCGCGACAAACGAGGTGCTCTCGGATTACCTTGACCTGCGCGGCATCTCCCTGGTCGATTTCAAACTCGAGTTCGGCCGTTACGACGGAGAGATCGTCGTCGGCGACGAGATCAGCATGGACTCGATGCGGCTCTGGGACAACGAGACCGGGGCGTCTCTCGACAAGGACGTTTACCGCTTCGGTAAGGGGGATGTCATGGAGACTTACGCCGGCGTCGCGAAACGAATACTCTCCCCGCCCTGGGGCGGGTCTGCATGA
- a CDS encoding phosphoribosylformylglycinamidine synthase subunit PurS: MKYGVTITIGLKEGMLDPEARAIQHALANPGFPTEDPSTAEPRGTGRRRTSPTSSRRPETCSR; this comes from the coding sequence ATGAAGTACGGCGTAACCATCACCATCGGACTCAAAGAGGGAATGCTGGATCCCGAAGCGCGTGCCATTCAGCATGCCCTCGCGAACCCCGGGTTCCCGACCGAGGACCCGAGCACGGCTGAACCGCGGGGAACGGGTCGGCGGAGAACATCACCGACGTCCTCTCGGAGGCCGGAAACGTGCTCGCGATGA
- a CDS encoding ferredoxin-thioredoxin reductase catalytic domain-containing protein — translation MSEEGIEEARTKAKVYAKEKDFVLNVDEKQLSAVLRGLARNKERFGEAYCPCRLRSGDPEKDRIIVCPCIYHEKEIEEEGTCHCRLFFKKKSE, via the coding sequence ATGAGTGAAGAAGGGATTGAAGAGGCGCGGACCAAAGCAAAGGTGTACGCAAAGGAGAAAGACTTCGTACTGAATGTCGACGAGAAGCAACTCTCGGCCGTCCTTCGCGGGCTCGCCCGGAACAAGGAGCGGTTCGGGGAGGCATACTGCCCCTGCAGGCTCCGGAGCGGGGACCCCGAGAAGGACCGGATCATCGTCTGCCCCTGCATCTACCACGAGAAAGAGATCGAAGAAGAAGGAACCTGCCACTGCAGGCTGTTCTTCAAGAAGAAATCGGAATAA
- a CDS encoding ABC1 kinase family protein codes for MVTRFQRYRQIADVLVKYGFGILVEEVIPGGERLRAFRKAPEEKRSVYERIRLAIEELGPTYIKFGQIMSTRRELLPPELIEELQVLQDRVAPVPFADIRPVIMKYCPNLEECFDIIEEEPVAAASLSQVHRAVTKDGHIVALKVQRPGIVDLIETDLLILQSLVTRMDSIFPDLRVYNLRGMVEEFSAQIRRELDFTQDGMNAERLKRNLQDVPCVKIPAIHWRISGPCLLAMDYIEGVRIDDVEAIRSLGLFPEEVADIGFSAYVKQIFSDGFFHGDPHPGNLLVTDLGEIAFLDYGIIGVIRPERRRVFVDLLLAMTRTDVAGVITALGKLDVHIGPADLDAVKDDLYVVLLDYREMKLERVNFAVAIRGLTDTLRRYHIRVPSALMLMMKVIVMVMDIGTRLDPSFNFDQQIRPYLIEIAAQQRLSPDNVTGAVRSLVDAAEGLLAIPGNVNETLKTLSEGTVTIELETRDLNEIVGVIDRTSDKIIVGLVVAAVVVGSSLILRVADLPVPGYVSVLATAGYVVAVLVGFYAVYRVLRYSRGLRR; via the coding sequence ATGGTCACCCGGTTCCAGCGCTACCGGCAGATCGCGGATGTGCTGGTCAAGTACGGTTTCGGGATCCTCGTCGAGGAGGTCATTCCCGGGGGCGAACGGCTCAGGGCGTTCAGGAAGGCCCCCGAAGAGAAACGGTCGGTATACGAGCGTATCCGGCTTGCTATCGAGGAACTGGGGCCCACATACATCAAGTTCGGCCAGATCATGAGTACCCGCCGCGAACTTCTGCCGCCCGAACTGATCGAGGAACTGCAGGTGCTGCAGGACCGGGTTGCTCCGGTCCCGTTCGCGGATATCCGGCCGGTGATCATGAAATACTGCCCGAATCTCGAGGAGTGTTTCGATATCATCGAAGAGGAGCCGGTCGCGGCGGCCTCGCTCTCGCAGGTGCACCGTGCGGTGACGAAAGACGGGCACATCGTCGCCCTCAAAGTGCAGCGTCCCGGGATCGTCGACCTGATCGAGACCGATCTCCTGATCCTGCAGTCGCTCGTGACGCGGATGGATTCGATCTTCCCGGACCTGCGGGTGTACAACCTGCGGGGCATGGTGGAAGAGTTCTCGGCCCAGATCCGGCGCGAACTGGATTTCACCCAGGACGGAATGAACGCGGAGCGCCTCAAGCGGAACCTGCAGGACGTCCCATGCGTGAAGATCCCGGCCATCCACTGGCGGATCTCCGGCCCCTGCCTGCTCGCGATGGACTACATCGAGGGGGTGCGGATCGACGACGTGGAGGCCATCCGGAGCCTCGGCCTCTTCCCCGAAGAGGTTGCCGACATCGGCTTTTCCGCCTACGTTAAGCAGATCTTTTCCGACGGATTCTTCCACGGGGACCCCCACCCGGGCAACCTCCTGGTGACTGACCTGGGCGAGATCGCCTTCCTCGACTACGGCATTATCGGAGTAATCCGCCCGGAAAGAAGGCGCGTCTTCGTCGATCTCCTCCTCGCCATGACCCGGACGGACGTCGCCGGGGTGATCACGGCGCTCGGGAAGCTCGACGTGCACATCGGCCCGGCGGACCTCGATGCCGTGAAGGACGACCTCTACGTGGTCCTGCTGGATTACCGGGAGATGAAACTCGAGCGGGTGAACTTTGCGGTCGCGATCCGGGGCCTGACCGACACCCTTCGCCGGTACCATATCCGGGTCCCGTCCGCCCTGATGCTGATGATGAAGGTGATCGTCATGGTGATGGATATTGGCACCCGTCTCGACCCGTCGTTCAACTTCGACCAGCAGATCCGGCCGTACCTGATAGAGATCGCCGCACAGCAGCGGCTGTCCCCGGATAACGTGACGGGCGCGGTACGGTCCCTGGTTGACGCCGCGGAGGGCCTGCTTGCCATCCCCGGAAACGTGAACGAGACTCTGAAGACTCTCTCGGAGGGGACCGTCACGATCGAGCTCGAGACCCGCGACCTCAACGAGATCGTCGGCGTCATCGACCGGACGAGCGACAAGATCATCGTCGGGCTGGTGGTCGCTGCGGTCGTCGTCGGCTCGTCGTTGATCCTCCGGGTAGCGGATCTCCCCGTACCCGGGTACGTCTCGGTTCTCGCAACCGCGGGCTACGTGGTTGCGGTGCTCGTCGGGTTTTATGCAGTCTACCGCGTCCTCAGGTACAGCCGCGGGCTAAGACGGTAA
- a CDS encoding MFS transporter: MTVDTKPVWGLSAAHLVTDLYSPVLPAILPLLIAEQGYSFFLAGLIVTVYNLTSSFVQPLVGWLFDTRGLAVHISVSVALSAIFISVIGLLDNYFLVLASVAVAALGHAFFHPSALGTVSRLTRDASRGRITSYFVIGGNLGYAIGPICAGVAVGLMGLPGLVVLAVPGIAMAAVLRRILPAPDRRSVPEMPAPAERPAYRAIVLLVAASGLRAWAIFGSVAYLPTILTLRGIDLVTANLLVSGMLVAGVVGQVVGGILSDRYGRKEYTLIGLVAAIPPFVIFLTAGGIVSLVALIVFGFILWSTFAVTVAMAHEIAPGNVGLVSGLMLGLAVGVGGMGVAVTGWIADLTTLTLGLMTIPIAIVLAVPLFLIVPYPWKTLVRSRLSRG, from the coding sequence GTGACTGTTGATACAAAACCGGTCTGGGGACTCTCCGCGGCCCACCTGGTGACCGACCTCTATTCTCCGGTCCTCCCTGCAATCCTGCCGCTCCTCATCGCAGAGCAGGGTTATTCGTTCTTCCTTGCCGGGCTGATCGTCACGGTCTACAACCTCACGTCGTCGTTCGTGCAGCCGCTCGTCGGCTGGCTCTTTGATACCCGTGGGCTTGCCGTCCACATCAGCGTCAGCGTGGCTCTCAGCGCGATCTTCATATCCGTGATCGGCCTTCTCGACAACTACTTCCTCGTCCTCGCATCCGTCGCCGTCGCGGCGCTGGGGCACGCCTTCTTCCACCCGAGCGCGCTCGGGACCGTCAGCCGCCTGACCCGGGACGCGAGCCGGGGCCGGATCACCTCCTACTTCGTCATCGGCGGCAACCTGGGCTACGCGATCGGCCCCATCTGCGCGGGCGTCGCCGTCGGCCTCATGGGCCTTCCCGGCCTCGTCGTCCTCGCCGTCCCCGGTATCGCGATGGCGGCGGTGCTCCGGCGTATCCTGCCCGCTCCCGATCGCCGCTCCGTCCCGGAAATGCCCGCCCCGGCCGAACGGCCCGCGTACCGGGCGATAGTTCTCCTGGTCGCGGCCTCGGGCCTCCGGGCATGGGCCATATTCGGCTCGGTCGCCTACCTCCCTACCATCCTCACCCTGCGGGGCATCGACCTCGTGACCGCAAACCTGCTGGTCTCGGGCATGCTCGTCGCCGGGGTCGTGGGGCAGGTGGTCGGCGGAATACTCTCCGACCGCTACGGTCGCAAAGAATACACACTCATCGGGCTCGTTGCCGCTATCCCGCCGTTCGTCATATTCCTCACGGCCGGCGGCATCGTCTCCCTGGTCGCGCTGATTGTCTTCGGGTTCATCCTCTGGTCGACCTTCGCCGTCACCGTTGCCATGGCCCACGAGATAGCCCCGGGGAACGTCGGGCTGGTCTCCGGCCTGATGCTCGGGCTCGCGGTCGGCGTGGGCGGGATGGGGGTCGCGGTCACGGGGTGGATCGCCGACCTGACTACGCTGACGCTCGGGCTCATGACCATCCCGATCGCGATCGTCCTCGCCGTTCCGCTCTTCCTGATCGTTCCCTATCCCTGGAAGACCCTCGTGCGGAGCCGGCTTTCGCGGGGATGA
- a CDS encoding METTL5 family protein — protein sequence MNLRQLEMRLERLEGFERPTARLEQYQTPAPVAARLLHHAAMQGAIEGRAVCDLGCGTGILACGAALLGASAVTGLDIDPAAIDVARRNAGMLGVSVEFLAADIRSPDVDWAGLACDTVVMNPPFGAQKAHADRPFIDRALELAAEVYGIFNEGSTPFVASYTEGRATIEEVIRCAFPMRRTFAHHRKERVDITVEVIRLRRI from the coding sequence ATGAACCTGCGGCAGCTTGAGATGCGGCTCGAACGCCTGGAGGGCTTCGAGCGGCCGACCGCCCGGCTCGAGCAGTACCAGACCCCGGCGCCGGTGGCGGCCCGCCTCCTCCACCACGCCGCGATGCAGGGGGCGATCGAGGGGCGGGCGGTCTGTGACCTCGGGTGCGGGACGGGGATCCTCGCCTGCGGCGCAGCTCTCCTCGGGGCATCGGCCGTGACCGGGCTCGACATCGACCCGGCCGCGATCGACGTCGCCCGGCGGAACGCGGGGATGCTCGGCGTTTCGGTCGAGTTCCTCGCCGCCGATATCCGGAGCCCCGACGTCGACTGGGCGGGCCTGGCCTGCGACACCGTCGTGATGAACCCACCGTTCGGGGCGCAGAAGGCGCACGCCGACCGGCCGTTCATCGACCGGGCGCTCGAACTCGCGGCCGAGGTCTACGGCATCTTCAACGAGGGCTCGACACCGTTCGTGGCCTCCTACACCGAAGGCAGGGCGACGATCGAAGAAGTGATCCGGTGCGCGTTTCCCATGCGGCGGACGTTCGCCCACCACCGCAAAGAGCGAGTGGATATCACGGTGGAAGTCATACGGTTAAGACGGATCTGA
- the dph2 gene encoding diphthamide biosynthesis enzyme Dph2, which yields MSLIPVSDLIGRLRERGVRRVALQFPAGLARQAPGTAVALRNAGFEVIVSGDPCYGACDLALDALAFADVLVHFGHAPVEERPDVLYEPVRFDFDVNTLEKALPLLTSRRIGLVTTVQHVHLLGAMTAFLRDHGIEAVVAPGDGRTPIPGQVLGCNFAAARATGADEILFVGTGVFHPIGIRLATRSRVVALDPYTREAQEVDADRLVRRRAAVMEKAEGAANFGIIVSTKSGQQRMDLARRLVALSDRAFLVAMREVSPAEMLDLGFGAYVNTACPRLAYDDQIRFPVPVLTPPEFEILCGARDWDDYTIDEYLAP from the coding sequence GTGTCGTTGATACCTGTCTCTGATCTCATCGGGAGGCTCCGCGAGCGCGGGGTGCGGAGGGTCGCCCTCCAGTTCCCCGCCGGGCTCGCGCGGCAGGCTCCGGGGACGGCCGTCGCCCTCCGCAACGCGGGGTTCGAGGTGATCGTCAGCGGCGACCCCTGCTACGGCGCCTGTGACCTCGCACTCGATGCCCTCGCGTTCGCGGACGTCCTGGTCCACTTCGGCCACGCGCCGGTCGAGGAGCGCCCGGACGTACTCTACGAGCCCGTCCGGTTCGATTTCGATGTAAACACGCTTGAAAAGGCTCTTCCTCTCCTGACCTCCCGCCGCATCGGCCTCGTCACCACGGTCCAGCACGTTCACCTGCTCGGTGCGATGACGGCGTTCCTCCGCGATCACGGCATCGAGGCGGTCGTCGCCCCCGGCGACGGGCGCACGCCGATCCCAGGGCAGGTGCTCGGGTGCAACTTCGCCGCCGCACGGGCGACGGGGGCGGACGAGATCCTCTTCGTCGGGACCGGGGTCTTCCACCCCATCGGCATCCGGCTTGCGACCCGCTCGAGGGTGGTGGCGCTCGACCCATACACCCGTGAGGCGCAGGAGGTGGACGCCGACCGCCTGGTCCGCCGCCGCGCCGCGGTGATGGAGAAGGCGGAAGGTGCCGCGAATTTCGGGATCATCGTCAGCACGAAGAGCGGGCAGCAGCGGATGGACCTTGCCCGGCGGCTCGTCGCCCTCTCGGATCGGGCTTTCCTCGTCGCGATGCGCGAGGTCTCGCCTGCTGAGATGCTCGACCTCGGCTTTGGGGCCTACGTGAACACCGCCTGCCCCCGGCTCGCCTACGACGACCAGATCCGGTTCCCCGTCCCGGTGCTGACCCCGCCGGAGTTCGAGATCCTCTGCGGGGCCCGGGACTGGGACGACTACACCATCGACGAGTACCTCGCACCATGA
- the hpt gene encoding hypoxanthine/guanine phosphoribosyltransferase, giving the protein MLERLIHSLETSPVMKRGEYNYFINPITDGVPLLEPALLREIGCAMVRVLDLKDVDKIVVCEAMGIHIGVAFSMMTDIPLVVVRKRSYDLPGEVAVHQTTGYSKGELYLNGVGAGDRVVIIDDVCSTGGTLRALISAIEQVGAEIADICVVISRGDEDIGRPLKTLVRIEVSETQVRVVDTCL; this is encoded by the coding sequence ATGCTTGAACGGTTGATTCATTCGCTGGAAACCTCCCCGGTCATGAAGCGGGGAGAGTACAACTACTTCATCAACCCGATCACCGACGGGGTGCCGCTCCTTGAGCCCGCGCTCCTCCGCGAGATCGGGTGTGCCATGGTGCGGGTTCTCGACCTCAAAGACGTCGACAAGATCGTCGTCTGCGAGGCGATGGGCATCCACATCGGTGTCGCCTTCTCCATGATGACTGACATCCCGCTGGTGGTCGTCCGGAAGCGCTCCTACGATCTCCCCGGGGAGGTCGCGGTGCACCAGACCACCGGCTACTCGAAGGGAGAGCTTTACCTGAACGGCGTCGGCGCGGGCGACCGGGTCGTGATCATCGACGATGTCTGCAGCACCGGGGGGACGCTCCGTGCCCTCATCAGCGCGATCGAGCAGGTGGGTGCCGAGATAGCCGACATCTGCGTGGTCATCTCCCGCGGTGACGAGGATATCGGCCGGCCGCTCAAAACCCTGGTCCGGATCGAGGTCTCCGAGACGCAGGTGCGTGTCGTTGATACCTGTCTCTGA